CCGGCGTCGATCGTATTCCCGATGCCGTTGAGCTGGCCCGGCAGAACGCCGCAAAGCTGTCGCTGGATAACGCCCGTTTCCTGCAGAGCAACTGGTTTTCCGCCCTTGGCGGGGAACAGTTCGCCACTATCGTCAGTAACCCCCCCTACATTGATGCCGCCGACGGCCACCTCAGCCAGGGCGACGTGCGCTTCGAACCGGCCAGCGCGCTGGTGGCGGGCGATCGCGGACTGGCGGATATCAAAATTATCGCCGCCGAAGCCGGGCAGCATCTGCTCCCGGAAGGCTGGCTGCTGCTGGAACACGGCTGGCAGCAGGCGCAAGAGGTTCGCCAGATATTGCGCGATAACAACTTTACCGCGATCGAAACCTGTCAGGATTACGGCGGTAACGATCGCGTGACTTTTGGGCAGAAACCGGCCGAGTAAGGAGGCAACATGGCAACCTGGTATCTTCCGCTAAAACATTTCCATCTGCTGACGGTTTGCATTACCGTGCTGATGT
The sequence above is a segment of the Erwinia sp. SLM-02 genome. Coding sequences within it:
- the prmC gene encoding peptide chain release factor N(5)-glutamine methyltransferase → MQIRAWLREAISRLAGSESPKRDAEILLGWAIGKSRSWLIAFDDSELDAEQLARLDALLARRAAGEPVAYLIGEREFWSLPLSVSPHTLIPRPDSEVLVEQALAHMPPNACTVLDLGTGTGAIALAVASERPECRVTGVDRIPDAVELARQNAAKLSLDNARFLQSNWFSALGGEQFATIVSNPPYIDAADGHLSQGDVRFEPASALVAGDRGLADIKIIAAEAGQHLLPEGWLLLEHGWQQAQEVRQILRDNNFTAIETCQDYGGNDRVTFGQKPAE